A region of the Mangifera indica cultivar Alphonso chromosome 10, CATAS_Mindica_2.1, whole genome shotgun sequence genome:
TTGAAGTTCAtctaatgttgattttgaacTTCGTGGCTCACAAAGTGTCACTTCATCACGGTTCTCTGTTCGAGATGCAGATCTCTCATGACACCATCTCCGAATCCAAGAATTCGAAAGAGTTATGTCTTGAGGCTTCCTCTGTGTTTTGCTGAAAGAAGAGTCTCCATTCTTTAAAAAGCCAGCAGTCTGGTCCAGTGCCATCGGTTCTTTATCAGAGCATCTGCCAATAGTGGGTTCAGAATTAGTAATGTTGCATCTCGTGATTTCATTGACAAACTTGTTAACTTTCTCATGGGAAGAAGCTTCTTCTGTTTCAGAACTCTTAGTTCCATGAGCAAAAGAACCCGGGGCACTCAACTTCAGACGTTTAACCCATCTGATGCTTGGATCTGATCCCATACGACCGTCTGGAAAGGCACCAGATTTGGAATTTGTGGGTAGCTCAACATGTGAAGGGAGATGCTCAACATCTAAACTCTGGGTTCTTGAGGAACTTGTCTCCCTATCATCCACAGAGTCAGCAACAGATGGAAGTGCAGGAAGCTCTTGGTTTATATCAGGTAACTCAATGTTGGGTAATCTTCCTCCAGTTTCTTCTCTAGTTGAAGCAACGACAGCTTGTGATCTTGCTACTTCGTCCACTCTGGCAACCTACAAAATTGAGTCACCAATAAGATCTAGGGGATTCCCAAATAACACAACATGGACTCCTGGTACATCAACAGATTAAATAATGGTATAATCAACTTGAAGCCCATATTACCAActaaataacaaacaaataagccagcatctattaatttttccccagtataacatttaattttaattagattgaatctcaaaattaaaatactaaatcATGTCTCCTGATTTCCCAGACATCCACTTGGCCTGTTCCAACACTAGAAACTAATGTTATCTATTCATATTCTCAAAAACTCCACCAGCATCCATAGAGTTATACCCCAAAAGTgtaataacaaaagaaaacaaaataggaAGAAGATAATGAgccattaaaaagaaaatagtccAAATAATTTGCTTCAGATCTTGTTAAAGCATATTTCAATGTCTTTAGAAACACTGATTGGAGTAATAAACCAGAAGAATCATAGACCATACAAGCCATCATCTTTCAAATCACCCGCACATGAGAGAGCTATCTCACTGATCAGGTGCTGGATAGAAGATGTGAACAcaataagcaaaattttttttttaaaaaaaaaaaaaggtactGGATTGAATGggataattcaatttttagtgCAACAATATGTCATTTGATGGATCAAAATAGCAACGTTACCTCATTTGTTGGCGAAGAAACCATGACTGCAACAGACAGAAGAGAAGAAACTTATCAGacagtaaaattaaaatgaaattgataaaCTTACAAAGTTCAGTAAGATCACATTTATCTCCTGTCAAAACCACAAAAGTCAGACAGTAAAAGCTAATTTAGAATGTATAAGCATAACATGAAATGAAAACATTTAGGTACTGGAAACATTACAAGGCTGCATGCATACCAGAAAAATGGTTCTTCCGGAAAACATCCATGTCCATAGTATCAGTGTCAGCTAATGACTCATTCTTTAAACAAACTGCAGAAGTCTTGTTATctccaatattttctttttcctcactATCAGTGGTGCTCCCTAGAGATTGGAGTTTCACTCCCTGCTGCTCATGAAAACCAAAATCGGGAGATAGACTGAGGAATTTgcttaacattttttctttaaacgTTTCACCACCTTCTGACAAGTCAACATCAGTTTTCTTAGTGATAAGAAAATGGTGCGTTGTCTGAGAAAGCTTGGGATGCCCTTCAGTGTTGCATATCCTCATCGACTCCACATCATGAAGCGACTGCAGAATTCTTGGTACtgagaaaaaatcataaaatgaaGTTCCCATTTTGGTTGCGTCTAGTGGATTACCCCAGTTCGGAAACAATCTAGTACCAGAATGATTGTGCGTTTTTCCTCTCTGTTTACCAATAAAAACGGGTAGCTGATCATTGCTTGCTGAGGGTTCATTCAGTAAAAGATGCACATTATTTTGCCTCGAGGATGATGTCCCGGATCTTCTGAAACCTAATGGGTTATTTGCTGTCTTATCATGAACCAAAGATGTAGAATagctttgaaattttgaatttctgaGGTGCTCTTGAGATGCAACAGCTGGGCTTGATTGattcatctcttcttctctgcttATGATGGATTGAATTGGAGACTTCCTGCTGTTGTATCTATACAGGACAAAATTAGAGCTAGAGCCCGCATTTTgcttaaaagattttgaaacaGCTAAGCTTTTCCTCACAGGAGATTCATGAGATTTCACCTGCAGCTCCAGATCCCCTAAGATACCTTCATGCTGGAAATGACATTCTCCAGATGAAGTTCCCATTTTAGGAACTCCCCCTTGACAGGTTGTGACATTCAATTCGATAGTACTCTCCTTATCGGAAAGACTTAACTTTGGAAAGAACAGGCCTTCTGACATTTCTTTTCCACTTTTCATTGAACccagtttaatattttcatccATGATATTAGCTGTCCTAGATTCAGAAACTTCAAATCCTTCAGCATGTTTAGAAATGTGAGATGGTATCTCGGATCCTTGTTGCTTAAAATCACAGTCCTCTTTTTTGGACATACAATGAAATGATAATGGTTTATCATCCCGGGTTTCAGACTTACAACTTGTCTGTGTCCAGTGAGCCATCCAAACAGATTGGTAAAGATGCATAGATGATCTATGCAttccatcatcatcattatttgattgaataacaTTATCAGACATGATACAAATTTACTTTACACAGAAGTTACCTCCCATCAGAGCTTCATCACAACTCACCTGACAACAAAATCAGCCAGCCATCATCAGTATCTGCCCTTCagtcatcaaaataataataataataataattgccTTGGTAATCCGACACTAAACAAAAGCAACAGTTTCAACAGAGAGATGGAAATTCGCATACACAAAAATTAGCATCAATTTCTCATTTAAGAGTTCATCACTGCAACAGTATGTCAAAATTCAGATGAAGTTCATCCGCTTCATAAAGAGTTCCCTTAATCTATATCAAGAATGCTCAAATAAGCAAGAGAACAAGTATGCAGACAAGCTAACAAATCCACGACCAAATTCCCAGATTCCTTCACCAAATCCCCACTTTCAAATAccaaaaattgaactaaaaatcAGCTTATAGATGACCATCCActcatatttttgtaaaatgaaaGATCACTCAAAACTTAAAACACTATAAGCAATCTTAATTCGACATCTattaatattgtaaaaataGAATATCAAACCCATAAAAACTCACCCGAGCAGGCAGCATCTATGCAAAGACTAAGAAATTACCCACAAGAGCAAAAAAGATTTGAGTGATCCTGGCACAAAcgcaaaatttttgtttattttcgtTTTTAGATCTTATCCTATTACTTTAGCTTAACAGTTAATGAGCTTCCTCGTTAGTTAACAGGTCCGGATTTTGCGTTAGGATGACCTTAACCCCATGGGATCCACTAACATGCTTGCCTCAAGTATGCCAGCCACCAAATTCTTCCTCAACCAAATGTTTTTTCATcacaaaaagtatatatatagcaaaataaataaaaatgttaaatttaaaaaaaaaaaacagaaaacaacaAAAGTTGACATTGTGGCTTCCCAGTTCTCACACTCTGACACCCAGCATCATAACGAGTTCAGAATTAACAAAATACTAAGCTAATTTAAgcttcaaagataaaataaaataatgaacaaaTATAGAGACTTGACCATCTTCATAAAATTCGAAAGCATAAACAAAACACGAAAAACGCACTTGCACAGACACATAACAAGCCAAGAAAACATAACAGAAAAcgaaaatataaaacaagaaGGGAAAGTCATACCCGTAAGAGGAAGACTTAAAAGGTTAAATCTTTGAGATGAAAAGAGAGAGGAATTGAAGTGGGGAAGTTGTGTGTGGACAGAAAGGGGAAGTGTTTATATGGTGTGAGAAAAGAACTGTAAATTAACAAGCGTAGGAAGCGTCTAAAAGCCGAGCTTCATATGTGCTCAGCCACGAACAtgtttgttatttgtttttattttattcaccCTCCCAAGCGACGGTGGTCCGCCCTTCGTTTGGATTGGCGAAGAAGGCAAGGACCCACTCAtttgcacttttttttttggccaaacaCCATTGACAATTCTCACCCtataagtttcaaaaaactaaTTTCCACCCATCATcctattttgttaataaatttgttatgtttttttttaaatgattgtttcatttttttactgaaattacaaaatcatcATCGACACCTAATATCAACAGTAAactactaatatattattatcattttaaaatttatcattacaattcttaaaaatatcaaaattctaatcaatctctaaaatataacattttgataattttttagggtataattatcatttttaaaactattggtggatatattacaatttttaaaacatctctaaacatttttaatttccaagactccatttaaaaattttgttaacaccccttatatttataaaaattataagttatctcctaaatttaaaaaagaaaaatagaaaaaaataataatagtattatatacacaaataataatttgtcattatacgattgaataattttaaattagaggtaaaataatatttaatcacataataagatgtaattatttgtacatacatttttattaaaaaaaagataaaataaaaaaataagagaaaataaaaatatctatgCAAAATGAACTTTCTAACTTTTTCACTTAATGTAACAGAAATAGGTGATGGATGggaattagatatttttttaaaattaaatagttgaAATTTGTGATTTTAACAAACCCTGAGGGAGGAAAAAATCTTGCACCCTTTTGGCATTTTGCCAACAGGAGTCCCTATGGCTGTGTTGTCTGCTTTGACGTGAATAATGAAACCCCAGTTTTAGTAGACCGACGTTGCTCAAATTCATTTACCGAAAAAAGGTTGTTCAAATTCTCTCTTTATTACCAGACATGAATCtctcaataatttcaaaagatTCCCACTTTATTATAAATCATGACATTCCAAATCACAAATTGACCCCCACCACCCACCACCCACCACCCACCCCATTGGCCACTGGGCTGTGGCTGTGGCCACGCCATGGTGGTGGAGGGGCTCGGCTGATGAGAGTCGAGCCGACCCAAAAGTCGGAGTTGGAGGGGTAATAATTGAGACTTCCTTTTGGACTTAGCAACGATTAATTAAGGAGATTCAATACCTACCAAGCAAATTCAATTTAAGACTTTGATGAACTTGTGGCTTCCATTACGCCACGTCActttataacatttatttataataaaatagaacCATGCATGGCAATGGCAGCATGACAAGGAAGGCACGTTCATGaacttcaaatttcaattgTCGCGGTGTCTAATCGAAGAAATCTAGTACATGATTggatattagaaaatttatatggGGCTGAAATCTTCCTCTTTCTATTTGCCCATGTTGCCCTTTCTCAATTTTAACTCACTTTCCCAAGCTTGTATGGATAggtcacaaaaaaattattttttggataatttgagCTTCCAATaggcttgaataaaaaataaatctattaaatttatcgagcttgagtttgaacaGAGTGTAAGGTTTAATAGGtcctaaaatttattataaataaaattacatttgtcaagattttaaatttactaaaaaattatagagaTGTTTTTgtagatttttaaagttataaaacgAACTCAAAATAGGATAAAGtccataaatttttaatgaattgggtttgaataaaaaatcttaGGCCCTAAATGGTCATGACTGaagctcaaacttaaaaatattttatagacaAAAACTTGAACAAGTCAAACCCAATTCGGTAGACCTGATTAATAACCCTATATATGAGCATagttattagaataaaattatatccaaacaattaaatatacaaataatatataatcatgtgattaaatcattttaaattaaagataaaataatacttatatatatagtaatacatcatttatataccttattatatatttaaaattatgtgcatataaGATTgttctatatattaaaatttcaaatatttatgcatgtaaataattcaatcttttaatttttaatttttaaattatgtaatcatatgaatatgaatacattaatattaatatataaattaatatctattataaatatatataattttattgattataataagGTTTGCTCAACTAACATatcgaattatttttttttacaagatcTGATTTTATGTTTCACATAAATTAATGGACAAAACAAAGAATTCTACCCAAGTTATTGATAGAGTCATTATCTTGACATTTCTGATTTCATGTTGATGGAATtggaaactaaattaaaaataaataattaaataaattgattgatatTAAACGAGTGCCATAGCTTCTCAGGAAGACCAGCTTAAAGCCACATACTTCGGCCATCAAGCAGTTCCAAATGGGCCTTCACCCTGTCCaattaaacatgtcaataaTATTTACAGGCCTGAACTTTAGGTCCAACTGCACACTGTTCTGTTTAACCGTGTACAATGCAACAAACTATGTAATATCTCAAaaagcataaataaataaatatataaatgttatacatatatatttttagtatataatttaaatatataaatgatatattattatataattagatattattttatttttaatttaaaatcatctaataatttaatgatacatcatttatatatataaattgtgtaaaaaaaacatatgtgtatagttttattgatatatatatatatacatatgattggttaaattcgggtaataatttattaaaaataaaatattatcataaaaatatattatttaaaaaaaataaataaaaattattattattattatatttgataaaattgatacaaataaataattattatatttaattgatgataataaaagaatttttaaatattattttatttacataccCTTGACAAACTATTTTGTGcatgttttaaaatattcatcGTTGTCAAATtatgcaattaattaattaattaatttttaaatttgtcatcttatcataaatttattataatctaaaatttccttcataatttttttattttaattaaaaaaataacattttttattttaaaattttaatagataaaggtaaaataattacaaaattgtaattatattggtaattttttattacatatggtttcaaaatttaaattaatagatgagcATAGAGAAAAAATAGTTTCAAACTTCAACTTGTGGctaaataaacaattttatgtCTGTCTGTAAGTCAAACAGGAGCTAGTACAttgtacacataaatataataaaaatatcttgaaTGAcgttattatttcttatttctaaTTTCTACTCTGATAGGGGATAATACTTTTCATCTGTTTGCCCTTTTGCCCAATTCTTTCATTGCCCTTTGACATCTCACTCTTCTCATCATTCATCTTCAATTCCCTCTCTTTAGATTCTGCCTTATCCCAAAATTCTTATAAGCTTTTGTTGGGAGGGAGTTAGGAGACTGAATCCTTGGATTGTATTGGAGGCACAACGCCATTGGAGTTGGTTGGAGAGTTGTCATTGAGGGAGATTCGAAAGTTTAAAGCATAAATTGTGACAGTATATGCTGATGCTTGAGGATGATTATGTGTTAGAGCAATGAGAGGGTGATGGTTGAAAATGGATTTGATTGGGGTTAATTATCACACCAAAAGGGAATAAagtgtttaaaaattcaaaggtGGTTCAATAATACAATAATGCTACATGCACAGAAACTGTGTACAAAATTTATGCACAAATTGATATGACAGTGATGTGGCAATAGCTGAAGGCAATCTGTCAATTGCCTTTGCCTTTTTTGCGGGAATCAAATtgtagatataaaatatttaatttaatggcATTGATGTAACATTTGCCACATCACTATTATATCAGTTTGTGCATAAATTCTGTGCACAGTTTCTACGCATGTAGcattattgttaataataacattagattttttatcaagaaaaagtcaaaatttgagtttctattatatttataaaactttaatttatttaatataataattataaattcgattatcatattttaagatttatCTATTTAATCAGTACGAAACAAGATTTCtgattaataacaaaaaaaattcagattttttgtcataatatttagaaaataatatagtCTAAGAGTCCattgaaaaaagaaactaaTGTAACAAAGGTATACATATatttggaacaaaaatttacccaattacatataaatgtgttatgcaaaattttttatacaataaaactatatatatttattttagacacataaatatatacatattttatatattattatataattaaataatattaattaaaaaataaaataatatttaattatataatgatgtatataaatatataaatatttatatatatataaatataaatatacttaatatcattctttaatttattcatatggGTCGAGGCACGTGCGTAGTAACAGCCGTGGTAATTCCGTCTTTCAATTTCAACTACTTTTCAAAAGCGTTACCGTCGGTAGTAACCTCCCTTCGTAAATACccgataaataataataaaaaaaaaaaaaaacagaataaaaaaaaagaaaaacacaaagaaaaCACACCTCTTTTTCCCTCTCTTACAAGATCTGGTCGCATTTAGCTTCCTCAATCAATTTGAGTCTTGAGTTTAACCTCCAAGACTCATTTCAAGGTCAGCTCTTACTCTTTTTTCCACTAGTTATTCTTCTGTTTTCTGTTATTATTCAGCTTGATTAGGTTTTCTGGTTGTATTTCATTGGGTTGTTTACATGTTTttactctttctctttctttttgtgTGGTGAAACCCgttaatttttaatgattcGGGCTTTTTTTAATCTGGGTATGTTTCATTTAGATCTGTTcttgaaattacaaagtatcTGTTTTTGTGTTGGAAAACCCTAGTTTTCTGTTTGCTTTGTGAAAATTATAGGATTCTGGAAATTCGGAATTTATAGTCTTGGATCTTATATGTGGATTTGTGTTTTTTAAGCTATTGGTTTGGATTTTGAGGAAATGACTATATAAACTTGTTAAGTTAAATAGTTTCATTTTAAgctaatattttgttttgattgtatACCTTTACTGGGTTAGTATATGCAATTATGTAACTATCACAGATGCGTGAAGATGCTCTAAAAGGCCATATTAATGTGttaatgttaattaaataaatgcttGTACCTGCTTTTATCCTGAGTGGTTCATAGCTGTTGATTATATATGCTTGTAATTGACGGAGAATGACTGTTGTAATCACTGTTTGTGAAACTTAAGTTGGGATTAGACCTGAAAGCCATTATAGTCAGTGGGGTTCTGATCAAAGTATATGAGAATCATCACATACGTATCTTaattccttttatatatattatatttggtgAATTTAAGAATGTATGTGcaatttgattggattttggttttttatttacaggatttttgaaatttaaattgaatggaGGGAGTTGGAGGCGACGGTGCCTCAGTGGCATCACCTGTGTCGCAATGGGGACATGATGCTTGGAGGATGTATCAGTATTACCTGGATAAGTCTACCCCGCATATGACCTATAGGTGGATTGGAACTCTTGTTGTTGTGGCAATCTACTGTCTGCGGGTTTATTATGTGCAAGGTTTTTACATCATTTCCTATGGTCTTGGGATCTATCTTCTGAATCTGCTAATTGGGTTTTTGTCGCCTCTGGTTGATCCTGAGCTTGAAGTTTCCAATGGGCCTATATTACCGACAAAGGGTTCAGATGAATTCAAGCCTTTCATCCGCCGACTTCCAGAGTTTAAATTCTGGTAAATaagacttttcttttttaaatgtttatgacaGCAGTCACTTCTTTTTTCATTACTAGTTGGGAGATCTCTTTAACATTGTGGTCCCTACTTCATATTGTTGATGATTGAAGTGCTCTATGTCACTTTATAGACTACTTTAATATTGTTGGGGGTTTTGTTTTTTGCTCTCTCTGCTTATGAAGGCAGGCAATAAAATCATGAATAATTTGGATTTTGTAGATAAACCGGATTGAGTAGATGGGTTTTGACTTATAAAACTTAAGTGGGTAGGGTGCGTTTAAAGGATGtgattatgttttaaaaattgagaaCCTCCTTGGAGCTGTTGACATTTACATATTATCAAATTGTATGCTCTATTCAAGGATCCATTAGGAGCTTCTTGCTGCATATCCTTGTTAGTAAGGTTTATAATGTGGAGTCTCCTTTTGTGAGAGTATTTCTTGCAGGCTTAAGTTCTCTTCCCCCAATTGTTTGATAAGTGATGAATAGAAGACAGAGAATGATTAGTTGAGTAACTAGGAGGACTATGGAATGGACAATTATGTGGAAAGGTTCTtgtttttctgttctttttatTTGCATATGTTTCTTTGTTCTGAAAGTCCCAGTCGTtgaatgtttatatattaaataaattctatCTCAGGCATTTGATCTTCAAAGTACATGTGTAGTTTAACACATATTAGTTAGTTATTCTCTTTGTATTTATTTCTGATGGTTGGTTCTCAGCTATATTGTGAGAAGCTAATGTGAAGATGTGCAAATGTGTTCATCAATCATGATCTTTCgattctttttgtatttatgtttCCTTTTTCCGTCAAAAAGCTGAATGTTGTGATTATATGCTTGACAACAATGGTTATCTAGTAGTACTAGGTTCAATATGTCAAGTTTGCagtgattaatttgtttttccacAGAGTTTTAGCTATCCTGTTTTCAAGTAATTCCTTGTTTTAGTTATCTTTGGCAATTACTGTCAAGTCAGACTTAACATGACACCTTAGAAGGTTCTATTGTGCTTAAAACAATAGTAAGTTTCATGGAAGACATGATTAGGGCGCCTAACCAATTACTAAACATGATATTTGTCTGAGTAAAAAAATGTAACTTACAATGCTTGATAACCAATTTTGCATCCAGTTGTGTGACTGTGAGATGTTTGTATCACTTTCCCTATTTTGGGGCTGATTGCTTCTTATTACTTTTTTGagtcattttatatttcttaGCTGCTAGAAACATGTTTTCGAGCTAGATTAACATGTTTGAATCTCTACATGGCAAAGCATTTGCACAGCCACAAGGGGCTGAAACCTCTTTTTTGTACTGTGTTTGAGAATAACATA
Encoded here:
- the LOC123227546 gene encoding uncharacterized protein LOC123227546 isoform X2: MSDNVIQSNNDDDGMHRSSMHLYQSVWMAHWTQTSCKSETRDDKPLSFHCMSKKEDCDFKQQGSEIPSHISKHAEGFEVSESRTANIMDENIKLGSMKSGKEMSEGLFFPKLSLSDKESTIELNVTTCQGGVPKMGTSSGECHFQHEGILGDLELQVKSHESPVRKSLAVSKSFKQNAGSSSNFVLYRYNSRKSPIQSIISREEEMNQSSPAVASQEHLRNSKFQSYSTSLVHDKTANNPLGFRRSGTSSSRQNNVHLLLNEPSASNDQLPVFIGKQRGKTHNHSGTRLFPNWGNPLDATKMGTSFYDFFSVPRILQSLHDVESMRICNTEGHPKLSQTTHHFLITKKTDVDLSEGGETFKEKMLSKFLSLSPDFGFHEQQGVKLQSLGSTTDSEEKENIGDNKTSAVCLKNESLADTDTMDMDVFRKNHFSVMVSSPTNEVARVDEVARSQAVVASTREETGGRLPNIELPDINQELPALPSVADSVDDRETSSSRTQSLDVEHLPSHVELPTNSKSGAFPDGRMGSDPSIRWVKRLKLSAPGSFAHGTKSSETEEASSHEKVNKFVNEITRCNITNSEPTIGRCSDKEPMALDQTAGFLKNGDSSFSKTQRKPQDITLSNSWIRRWCHERSASRTENRDEVTLCEPRSSKSTLDELQKKQFPSIGAMALMGKVLNTFQQCEFRKKGSYIVWKTWGC
- the LOC123227546 gene encoding uncharacterized protein LOC123227546 isoform X1, which gives rise to MSDNVIQSNNDDDGMHRSSMHLYQSVWMAHWTQTSCKSETRDDKPLSFHCMSKKEDCDFKQQGSEIPSHISKHAEGFEVSESRTANIMDENIKLGSMKSGKEMSEGLFFPKLSLSDKESTIELNVTTCQGGVPKMGTSSGECHFQHEGILGDLELQVKSHESPVRKSLAVSKSFKQNAGSSSNFVLYRYNSRKSPIQSIISREEEMNQSSPAVASQEHLRNSKFQSYSTSLVHDKTANNPLGFRRSGTSSSRQNNVHLLLNEPSASNDQLPVFIGKQRGKTHNHSGTRLFPNWGNPLDATKMGTSFYDFFSVPRILQSLHDVESMRICNTEGHPKLSQTTHHFLITKKTDVDLSEGGETFKEKMLSKFLSLSPDFGFHEQQGVKLQSLGSTTDSEEKENIGDNKTSAVCLKNESLADTDTMDMDVFRKNHFSGDKFMVSSPTNEVARVDEVARSQAVVASTREETGGRLPNIELPDINQELPALPSVADSVDDRETSSSRTQSLDVEHLPSHVELPTNSKSGAFPDGRMGSDPSIRWVKRLKLSAPGSFAHGTKSSETEEASSHEKVNKFVNEITRCNITNSEPTIGRCSDKEPMALDQTAGFLKNGDSSFSKTQRKPQDITLSNSWIRRWCHERSASRTENRDEVTLCEPRSSKSTLDELQKKQFPSIGAMALMGKVLNTFQQCEFRKKGSYIVWKTWGC
- the LOC123228459 gene encoding protein RER1A-like encodes the protein MEGVGGDGASVASPVSQWGHDAWRMYQYYLDKSTPHMTYRWIGTLVVVAIYCLRVYYVQGFYIISYGLGIYLLNLLIGFLSPLVDPELEVSNGPILPTKGSDEFKPFIRRLPEFKFWYSITKAFWIAFVMTFFSVFDVPVFWPILLCYWIVLFVLTMRRQIAHMIKYKYVPFNIGKQKYGGKKPSTSDGPRGD